The Porites lutea chromosome 4, jaPorLute2.1, whole genome shotgun sequence genome contains a region encoding:
- the LOC140933775 gene encoding dehydrogenase/reductase SDR family member 7-like, with amino-acid sequence MARTLLVLAVLVPLVCFLLVKYQDADFVLMIYELIGENPAVALRGKVVWITGASSGIGEYLAYELAKYGCKLVLSARRKDELERVKKNCAAISLATDPSFKKDQEILVLPLDLQKFDTHEKLAQDVLKHFGKVDILVNNGARGQLGLISKTSLEVDRAILDLNTVGTISLTKAILPHMIERRKGQIVVVSSIGGKFGTPFTATYCASKHALHGYFDTARLELSEYNIGVQIICPGPVKSEFTKYAFSEDVNKLPPPGSVKKLLKMPAERFARLMAVSMANNLDEVWISENPFLAAAYFSQYFPNFFRWGMKKSAMKETRELLDRPQDKDA; translated from the exons ATGGCTCGAACACTTTTGGTTCTTGCAGTTTTAGTTCCTCTTGTGTGCTTCTTGCTTGTGAAATATCAGGATGCAGATTTTGTGCTTATGATTTACGAATTGATAGGTGAAAATCCCGCCGTAGCGTTGCGCGGAAAAGTTGTGTGGATCACTGGAGCCTCAAGCGGTATCGGTGAATATTTAGCTTACGAACTGGCTAAATATGGTTGTAAGTTGGTGCTTTCTGCACGAAGAAAAGATGAATTAGAAAGGGTCAAGAAAAATTGTGCAG CAATTTCCCTTGCCACTGACCCATCATTTAAAAAAGATCAAGAAATTCTTGTCCTTCCATTGGACTtgcaaaaatttgatacccATGAAAAACTGGCACAAGATGTCCTCaagcattttggaaag GTTGATATTTTGGTTAATAATGGTGCAAGGGGACAACTGGGTTTGATAAGTAAGACCTCACTGGAAGTTGACCGAGCAATTCTGGATTTGAATACTGTTGGCACTATTTCCCTGACAAAAGCAATTCTTCCCCATATGATTGAACGCCGAAAAGGACAGATTGTTGTTGTGAGCAGCATTGGTGGAaagtttg GGACCCCTTTTACTGCTACATACTGTGCAAGTAAACATGCATTGCAC GGTTACTTTGATACAGCTCGTCTCGAGTTATCAGAGTACAACATCGGTGTCCAGATCATCTGTCCAGGACCTGTCAAGTCTGAATTTACAAAGTATGCATTTTCTGAAGACGTTAACAAg cTTCCTCCACCTGGCTCTGTAAAAAAACTTCTCAAAATGCCAGCAGAACGTTTTGCAAGGTTGATGGCGGTCAGCATGGCAAACAATTTGGACGAAGTCTGGATATCAGAAAATCCATTTCTTGCAGCTGCTTATTTCAGCCAGTACTTTCCAAACTTCTTCAGATG GGGTATGAAGAAAAGTGCGATGAAGGAGACAAGAGAGCTTTTGGACCGTCCCCAAGACAAGGATGCTTAA